A window of Lodderomyces beijingensis strain CBS 14171 genome assembly, chromosome: 1 contains these coding sequences:
- a CDS encoding mitochondrial 37S ribosomal protein bS21m, which translates to MISRLLASYKGGAGIKAVPQLRVFGSAVSYAPVRFNSLFSPSPDPKNLGSKQEKKSKIDIDELLKSSIPELSFKDTMDNHFGLESNRQPTPREVAKGIREFGPNAGRIVEVYHQNVAKSFSANSRLNSTNKIRYLQKIQSRYIRPAKYRKQLRREWWRRHFSAGFKDMMAQVNDARRRGY; encoded by the coding sequence ATGATTTCACGGTTGTTGGCAAGCTACAAAGGAGGAGCCGGTATCAAAGCTGTACCCCAGTTGCGTGTGTTTGGCTCTGCCGTTTCATACGCACCAGTGAGGTTCAACTCGCTCTTTAGCCCCTCTCCCGATCCTAAAAACCTTGGGTccaagcaagaaaaaaagagcaaaatcGATATagacgagttgttgaaaagctcCATCCCAGAGCTCTCTTTTAAGGATACCATGGACAATCACTTTGGACTCGAGCTGAATAGACAGCCCACTCCCAGGGAAGTTGCCAAGGGGATAAGAGAATTTGGGCCAAATGCCGGAAGAATCGTGGAAGTGTACCACCAAAACGTGGCAAAATCATTCAGCGCCAACCTGAGGTTAAACTCAACTAACAAGATCAGATACTTGCAGAAAATCCAGTCTCGATACATCCGTCCTGCCAAATACAGAAAGCAATTGAGAAGAGAGTGGTGGAGAAGACACTTTTCTGCTGGATTCAAAGACATGATGGCACAAGTCAACGatgcaagaagaagaggataCTAG